The Vicia villosa cultivar HV-30 ecotype Madison, WI unplaced genomic scaffold, Vvil1.0 ctg.000150F_1_1_1, whole genome shotgun sequence DNA segment GGAGAGATTCGTGACTACTACAATGCAAATTCAGTTGACAAGTCTGAGATTCATGACCCAACAGTAGTTGATATCCTCACGCCAGAATTTCTAAGTTCCCTCCGAACATCAGGTTTGCCAAACCATCACTTAAAACTAAAGGTTGGGACACCTATAATGCTCATGAGAAATATAGATCAATCTGAAGGTTTGTGTAACGGCACAAGGCTGTGTATAACAAAGATGGCAGCCCATGTACTCGAGGCTTCAATAATGGGTGGTAAAGGTTTGGGAAATTTGGTTTACATACCTCGAATGGACATGTCACCATCCCAATCACCATGGCCATTCAAACTGAATAGGAGACAATTCCCTATTATAGTTTCCTATTTTATGACAATCAACAAATCACAGGGACAGTCATTGGATAACGTTGGGTTGTACTTACCAAAAGATGTATTCACACATGGCCAGATTTATGTCGCATTGTCAAGAGTAACAACAAAAAAGGGAATCAAAATACTGATacatgatgaagaaaagaaattcagggggaaaactacaaatgttgtgtataaagaagtttttaacaatgtctaagttttaaaaattaatcacaGTAAATCTGTAACAGcgataatatatattactaacggCATATTAGTATTGCAAGTAACagcagtaatatatattactaacagcATATTAGCAATGCAAGTAAcagaaataatatatttatagcataacatctaaataccaaaatcttatatattaatataaaggtGGACCTAAGTCCACCAGAGAATTACAAAAAGTTAAAGAGATAGATACTTATAACAAActtttacatcattttcaatttttcaacatTGTTACAAGTATCTCCTTGCTGACGGGATCCTTAACGCTGAAGCCCATAGAGTCTCCATCAAGCAGGCACCTTTCCTTGGCAAATTTGTACCAACCACGCCCTAAGAACATATGACCCTTTTCGGTATGATGAACTTCACATTCATACCTGACTTCTCTTTCCCAGTCAACCAAATCTACAAACCTTGCTCCATGGAGCCAGCGACTTGCCACAAAATGCTCAGGAATTTCCtgcaatattaatataaaacaacATTAGATAATCCCATTAACTGATAGGGAAAGACAATAAGCTTAAAACGAATAATAACTTACAAGAAGACATGACTGAGCCATCTTCCCATTGGCCATATCTTGCTTCCAGATACAATATTGTAACTTAGCAGGCTGCTCTGCATGGCAACTAACATCCTCACCATCCGGTTCATGGCATCTGAAACATAATCCAAACAAACAACATGGTCAATAAATAAATGTGTTATCAAACATTCTAAATTCAAGCATAAAACGTATACTCAACATAAGCTAATTCAAACATACACAGAGTTATCAGAAGTGACAGCTTTCCCCACAGCCATTTGGTTCACCGAGTTTTCTTCGCCTGCATGCAACCATATAtaacttttaaattcaaaatgtaaCAGAGCAAACTTTCAAATGATATGTTTACCTTTACCTCTCATTGCTTGATCAACTCTTCTTTCCATCTTTTCAGAAGTTCGCAGCTTACACTATTGGTTGCAGAGTAATGATGAATGCTTCAGTTTTTAGTGCTTTCAAACTTCCTACACATTACTTATATAACACTCTAAATGGACTCTTCACATACCTGCAACTTTTCCACCGTCCAATAGAATTCAATGCAATTGTTCAATTAGTCTTCTTTGCATTTACAtcacttcaaaacagttttcGTTTTATTTAAACTCCTCACGAAAAACATTAACTgcccataacccaattgatctttCACATCCCAATATAATATAACACATTACAACTATTTTATAACCATTTAATATTATCGTAGTACTATTTGACATAtactattaaattgaattttcaacTATTCATAAGTCCATTGTTGTATGTTCACCATTTAGATTTAATAGCCTACCATTTACAGGAGCCATACCCCTACTTATACCAACAATAATGAAATTAGGCACCCTATTCTGATCAATTTTGATAGATATCCTGTTCAATACTTATAATATACAATACTTAATTTAAAAACAGAATGGTAATCAATTTTGAATATAAAACCATGGCAGATTTGGCACATTCGATGAAACTTACAACCaaaattgataatatttaatttaaaaccatacatagtgccataattgttaatctttgttcacatccaccattacaacaaaaaaacaaaacgatAATTCCCATACAAACCAAACTGCCAAAAAACGGCCATATACATCCACCACAAACATTGCCTAACCAACAGCTCTATCAACGATCACCACTGCGCTCCACTGTTACCATAATATCTAACACTGGCGGGTAATAAATCACAAAGTGCACTTTATCaccttctttcaattcagctgcCCTTACATAGTCAAACCATTCTCCATACAaatatgtttcattttttttggCCTCTTCTTCACATTGCACTCATATGGGTACCCGTTGTCCACATCATTGAGGGTAATCTCTGACATTCCAGCAAGTCCACATTTCTCTACTATTTCTGCAGGAATATGCTGCACTCATTAACATACAATATCAGTTACATTACTTATGTGTATAACACCATTGTGCCAACAACTATAGACTTTGAACACTGCTTACCATAACATTTGAGCAAAACTTCTTTACATCATGAACTTCACGAGTCCAGTACGCTTCTTCGAACTCCTCCTGTATAGGACTCATTTCCCTGAAATTAACACCACATTTACAGCACAATGCCAACACAACAGCATCAATATACCTATAACTATAATATATTCCCTATCACTTATAAATAAACTTTACCTCTCACTATCAGAAGATATCATTATGTATTCATTCAAATCAGCAGTATCTGATAATCCCTTAGAACTTCCTATCCCATCTCCATCATCCCTTCAACACAATAACATACAAACTATTTATTAAACTAAGTTGTAACACATTATTCCGGAAACACATTCAATTTTGTGGAGGTTAAATGGAAttcaatgcaaaaaaaaaaattaaactataagaTTACCTTTTATTTTCAACAACCCTGGCAGCCTCTACAGAAACTTTACCGGCATCTTCGACACGATTCAATCTTTCATGTTGTTTCTTCCATTCCTCCATAACATCCTCATTCTCATGTGACCCACTCAGTATCCTCTCAACTGTGAGCCGCTTCCATGGAGTTTGCAACTCCAACCGATCGGGTGAACTGTAATCAAAACAACATTGCGACCTTTAAATGGATGAATATCTTATAATAAACTCTGCAAACAACATAAGCAGTAACACATGCACATACCTTCTTGGCTGCGACATTTTGATCTTCACACTTATCACCGAACCCTGCGTTTCTTACACCAACAATGCCAAAGACAGACTCTTTGATTGCCAACACGTTGAAGAGTTATGAATCCAACgtt contains these protein-coding regions:
- the LOC131624722 gene encoding uncharacterized protein LOC131624722, producing MSQPRSSPDRLELQTPWKRLTVERILSGSHENEDVMEEWKKQHERLNRVEDAGKVSVEAARVVENKRDDGDGIGSSKGLSDTADLNEYIMISSDSEREMSPIQEEFEEAYWTREVHDVKKFCSNVMHIPAEIVEKCGLAGMSEITLNDVDNGYPYECNVKKRPKKMKHICMENGLTM